Within the Nerophis ophidion isolate RoL-2023_Sa linkage group LG01, RoL_Noph_v1.0, whole genome shotgun sequence genome, the region TTAATGCATGTCTATGGCTGACTGACATGTTGCCATACTGTGTAGATATTATTGTCTCTACTAATTTATTGCTTGATCATTTTCTCTTCTTAGATGGTAACTCTGTGCTGCaacatgttttttatattttgttgaagtgtacAAAGCAGTTATTCGTTTGGTGTTTCACTACTTTCACTACTAGGGGTGGTGTgtcgcagttgggagagtggccgtgcgcaacccgagggtccctggttcaatccccacctggtaccaacctcgtcacgtccgttgtgtccttgagcaagacacttcacccttgctccggatgggtgctggtcagggccttgcatggcagctcccaccatcagcgtgtgaatgtgtgaatgtggaagtattgtcaaagtgctttgagtaccttgaaggtagaaaaagcgctatacaaatacaacccatttacccttTACTTCACATTCAAGCTGGCTTAGCGCCGCGGCGAGCATAGCTTGTTCTTTTCTCCCtcttcagtgtttgtccaggcTAAGCCAGCTGACACATAAGAATGTTAGCTAATGGTTCTCCCATGGTTAGTTAGAACCACATAACTAAAGTTTAGAGAACAATAGCATTAACGCCGCATTTTAGTACTGTCTGTATTACCTTAtttaacatacataaataattGATGTTTGGACTTTTGGTCATTGATTTATTAATTGCACACATTCTAATCTTGATTATTTTTTCCACCTCTAATTGAGACATGCCACTAATAGTGGTTCAACGGAACATATTCAACAAATaatgtgtacatttgtcataATTAGAAATTAAACGTAGTAAATTTTTACATTTTCTCATGTCTGTCAGGATTTTGGCATATTTTTAATATGGACCGCCTTAAAGCGTCCACTTTACAGTGACATACAGCAGCTTTGAGGTGGACATTACAAGTTCTGCTGTTGGCatgaatagaaaaaaaagaaagatatgTCAACCTACTTGCGCACAATGTCCTTTGCCATCTCTGAGATCTGACTCCACTCGTCTTCAGGGAAGTCAAAGCTGCCCATCATGATCTTCTTCCTCATGTCCTTAGGAATAGTGCGACTGTGATGCTTGGAGTAGAATGGAGGATAGCCGCATAGCATCACATAGATGATGACGCCTAGCGACCACAAGTCACAGCtctgaaaaaaaagaaatagggGTTTATTAAATACTTATAGGTTAATTAAAGTGGGGAGAAGAATTGGGTAACACCTTGCTGTAGGTATAAGGTGTGGGTGAGGTAGGTATGATTCCAGACTTTTCTTTCTGGTGTCTTCTTTGAGCCTCAAGTACCTGCAGCAACAGCAAGTTTAGTGTGTTATCAGTTGAATTAGTTTTCAGTGCTTTTCCTACCTGAGGTGCTACGTAGTAAGGAGTGAACTGCGGGGTCATCAGGTCCCCTTGATCAATTTTGGCAAAGCCAAAGTCACACAACTTCACAGGAGCATCCTAAGGCAAAGCAATCAGCGAGAAAAAGCCATTAGTTCATGGACTATAGATGGGAAATGATGTGAGCACATTCCTCTTATTACCAGAGAGTTATCCTTGAAGAGAAGGTTCTCTGGCTTCAAGTCCCGATGTGCAATATTTAGGGAGTGACAGTGTTCCAAGGCTTGACTGATCTGGAAAGAATGATGCTGTTATCTACATGTGTCCAAACAACAGTTTCTAATTTAGGCTTAGTCATGGCTATTTGACAAAATGGTTTTCAGTGtaagtcatattttagtcatctaaaCTGATTAAGTTTTAATCATTCGTTTTAGTCAACTAAATTTCACAATATTTTTGTCAGCTAAAATCACAGTAAATTTTGTCAACTTTAGGCCTCTGCTATTTCTCCCAGGTGATTATGATGTGGGACTttaaatacatacagtaatgtttCGGCGAGGAATATTCCAACTTCTTTATCTTACAAACAAAAGCATCTGATTGGGTCTGTCACGTAACTCACTCATGCACTGTTTAAGAGCTGTGATTAGATACGTTCCAAATTTGTCCTACCCACCTAcaagacaaaattaaatatgTTTGGATTTGTTTATGTCAACATTTTTGTCCTATTCCTTTTTGTTGGCTAAAATTTCAGTTAATTTCGTCGTCTTAGACAACATGCATTTGTTATATATAGTTGTTGTCTCAatttatccatccacccatccattttctaccgcttatacccttcagggtcacggggggtgctggagcctatctcaaggGGAAAATGGGTTGACGTTATATTAGATGAAAAGGatttgtcaatgaaattaacacTGCAAGCAACATGTGTTCTGCTGATTAAAAGTGGCATAAGCTGTTGAATCCAAGCATTGTGTCACTAATGATACTGAGAGACTGCTAAACCTTCAACatactaaaccaggggtagggaaccttttttggccgagagagcccatccatctttccatttactaccgcttttcatttatattttaaaatgtattatcgtgagagccatataatattttttaacagtgaatacaactaaatgcgagcatttttaagtaaggcatttttagactataataagcatcttatattttttaataatattgttattctaaagctaaccaatactaaataaaaaacttcttaccattaatgcaacttctcaaacaggtgcggtagaaacagatggatggattaaaatgcatgagactgttttatattttgaatgttattttcaacactgtgattaccagcggaattattcattactaatcatgttaagcaatgtcagctaagatttatctcagagccggatgcagtcattaaaagagccacatctggctcgagagccataagttccctaacCCTGTACTAAACCATACTGGCAAACGACGCTGGTGAGGAATAAAGACAGAAAAATCCCAACATGCCAAACGTTCTGTGTGCATTTACTTGCATCACCAACCTGCTTTGTGACCTGGCTCGCCATCTTTTCAGTGAAGTGCCTGTGCTGACTGATTCTATGGAAGAGTTCACCGCCCTCCATCATTTCCATGACAATCAAAAGCCTGGCTCTtgaaggaaaaaacaaaacaaaaataaaacggcATGAAAATACGGTGCATAAAGGCTGTGAGTGATCGACTGGACAAACCAATTCACCTGGGACTGGACTCATGTGGGAACTGAACACTGTTGGCATACACGTCCAAGATTCGCACTATATTTGGGTGGTTGGCACACATCATATGGAGGCGCACCTACATGCAGAAACAGTAGACCAATGTAACAGAACTGCAACACTGCTAAACTTGTGGTAGTAAATATATTTACTTCATAGGATGTAGGTCAGTCTTAATGTGGTCTCATACtagtttagatagatagatagatggatagtactttattgattccttcaggagagttccttcaggaaaattaaaacagcGTAGGACAGCGTAACTTTCAAAATGGAATGAGCAATTTCATTTGTTTTACAAGTACCACACAATGCAATTTTAAAAAAGCAAAGCATGCCTGTTTGTATGATAATTTAATCCTCAACACGATGTACGATCAGTAATTCAAAAACAATGATAAAAGTATGATCATTTGTCAAATTCAATACAGGGCATATGGTCAACAGAAACAGGATATATCCTGCACTGCGCCTGATGTTGTGTATTATTTCACCTGCCCCTTTACAACCAAGTGGTGGCACTATTCTATTtagtttttaaaaagaaaaaaaagtaacataTGACCATATTTTTCCCGCTAAAAAGGTACCAATTCCTTCTCAGATGATCTGAAAGAAATGTATCAAAAGGTTTGACATTATTAAAAATTAAGGTGATCAACAAAACATAGATGACAACTGTTCAGTGGCTACGATGTATGAttgttttaaaagtttttttctcCCCCAAAAAAAGGGATTGTCTTATACAGTACTAAATATAAAATAGAATTACGTAAACAATACAaggaaaatgtaaaaaacactttGCAAAATGGGATCAGAGTCTGCAATGTGCACATAGATGGATAGTGATAGATATTACTCATGCATGCATATAAAGTAAGCAAATACAGATTCACAttttataaatacacacatgcatacacacatttatggCTATCAGAAAATACATAAAAGATTGGCTGAAACAACCACCTATATTGCTTGGTGACCCGGTTTTCCATGAATTGCTTTCTCTCTTACTTCAATTCAATAGATACATTTTCTGGAGCTTTAAAAAAACAGAACCTTGTGATTTTTAAGTGGGATTTTATTATATCTATACTTCCAGCAATGTCAGGAGAGTTTTCATGTTGACTGTGTTAGGAAGCAGGAGAAGAGTGCCTCGATGTGACTTGTGTGACGTTTGCCCTTCTTGTCATTGCAAATATTAAAGTAACACTGCTTTTTGTTTGTGCTACTTCTGTGCCGTAAAAGGTTTTGGTTGTGTCCTTAAAGTTTTTAAGTTATTCTGAAAAAAATTTATGACGAGTGATGTCATCTAGCCCTCCATCTTGACCAAATCTCTCCAAACTTGTGTAAAACATTCGTGCCATGTTTGTgctgttgaataaaaatattctAACTAGTATTTTAACATAGCACAAACTTGTAGAGGTATGGGCATGGTTGGGGGGTCTGCGTATgaataataaaatgttaataacatcAATAGTTAAAACATTTGTTGACAGCAAAAACCAGCACCAACATTTTAGACAAGTTTGGAGAGATTTTGATAAGTGGCTAGATGACATCACTCGtcccaaaaattattttagaataacttaaaaactaacaaacaaatggcagtgttgttttaatatttgCAATGACAAGCGGGGGACAACTTCACAGTATAGTGTTCAGCAATGTTACATTCATACAAAGCTCAAAAAGCACAAGTGTTAAACTACAGaacaaataaaaaagaataataaaaagcaaAAGGGACAACAAAGCACAGAAATAAAGCCCATTACAGTACACAAAAGGCATTGATCCAACAAactgttattattttttcaaacctCATTCCTGGCTTTTGGACGATCAATGAGGATCTTCAGGGCTAAGCGTTCCTGAGATGATTTCTTCACACAAACCCTTTACAAGGAcaaaatacaaatgaaaaaaGTGCTGTCATCTCAAGTTATGTTTGCCTCATCTGAGGCATAGTGAAGTAAGTACAATAACTTCGACAGGGTACATAATGCTATCAACTTGATGCTCCATCGCAATCTTGAattataaaaacatgcaatttagtTTTTAAATGACAATTTATTTTTATGTAATGAGCTGCATCACAAACAGAGGCCATATACTCAAGGAGGCATGCTGCAGTGTCGATAGTATAATGACGGACACGTCCTCCTCACCTCACCCTCCAGCGAGGTTTGCAGACTATTATCATTCAACAGTTCAAATAAGAAgcaattgcattatttttttacttgtctTTATTACATGCATGATAACTTTCAGAGACAAAATACAGACACCATGTAGTGTCAGTATTTGTTAGGTATTGGTAAGTGAAGCATCTTGGACATGTAAGTCTCATAAAATGAAACTATATCGCAGCTTAAATTGAGATACACTATTGCAACATTGGCACGGAGTACAGTTAGATCATTTATTAAAGTTTCCAAAAATGTCCAGTCCTGCTTATCTAAGCCACAGGGAACTAAATATCAATCTTAAACAACCACCACTGAGCCTTGAACGGCTTCTGGGAGTACAGTATATTTGCTTGTGAAGCATTATAGCAAGAGAACATTCTGCCTTGGCCAAAGTTCACCGACTGCGAGGGAGCAGTGAATCACAGAGCTCGGCACAGATGGAGGGGCTTGTTGAGCAACATAAATGTTCTATTAGGAATGAATCAGAAAAGCGCAAGAAACTTCTAATGCTCAAGTTCTTATGAATCACACGGCCAAATTCCCAAATCTAAAAGCCGAGAGACGGAGTGACTAAGCGATGACCAAACCGGAGACAGTGCAGGCTGAATCATTGACTTCATGAGTATGTCAATATGTCACACAGATGAGTTGACTTTCTTGCATCCTGTGGCCAAAACCGATGATTTAACGGAATGACAGTGAATGCTAGCTCCCACCCCCCGTCTTtaattttgtctttttgaacaaaagacagctatcttgaccacccccgaactggtaaccatcactgtagacacctttcacatttgatcactaaagacactttaactgctgctgtgacccaaggtcacctccatatttgtactattgactgtcaatcagaatgtgcaataatgttatgttacttacagTGCCGGTTCATATTGATAATCTTCTCTGCTGGAAGACACATATTGACAAACTGTGCAATAGACTGCAACAGAGgctatattttttgtgaagaTTAAGATTGTACAGCGTGAGCAGCCACATCATGATGATTTTCTACCGTGCCATTGTAGAGAGCATCATTAGATACGGGATCACCTCATCGTTTGGCAACCTAACCGTTAAGCTAAAAAGCAAACTGGCCGGCATGCATAAAACGGCAATGAAAATCGTAGGGAGGAAAGAATATGAGCCTATACAGAGCATCTATGAGCAGGCAGTTAGGAAAAAAGCTAAGAAAATTATTTCCAATTCACAACACCCACTCTTCCCTGAATATGGAACCCTGCCATCAGGGAGAAGACTCCGGGTCCCACTATGCAAATCTAACCGCTTTAAATTCTCATTTGTTCCAGCCCCTATCAAGCTGACCAACAATGTGCAATAGAATGTTAATACATAGGTTAGCACTtttttagcacatagcactttagaACTAAGCACTTTAGCACACAGTACTTTATCCATGAGCTCTAGTGCAATGCacactggtactttatctttatctcATAATTCTCCATATTGTAGATTTTATGCCTAGATCAAAGTGCCACCTAAGTCTATCAAGCTCCATGTTttgatgtttaaatgttagttgtctggttgtggttgtgtctgtgcttgtgtttttgttatgttgtttttgtgtatgttaagaaAGCAATGATGCACTGTGCCCAAGACAAATTTCCCCGGGGGGACAATAAAGTggaaccttgaaccttgaaccttgtatatactttttactatttttattttcagCTAAGTACCGtacgacttgttgaagggtggactagcaaagtaagattttcattgtacggcaaactgtctgttttactctgcatatgacaataaatcttgaatcttgaattttTACTTACAATAAAAGTACACGTCTGTACATGCAAAGATAGCAAGCTTTGGTTCTTTCAAATTTTGATTACGATCTTTACTGTGGAGGAAGCAGACCTTAATGAAGAACATGAAATAGAAAACTAAATACCATACTGTACCAACGTTATTTATAAAgctctttaaaaacaaccacagttgaagaacaaagggctgcaTACAACAAAGTATAGAGGCAAAGGACCGACTAAAAAATTACATCCatcctatccattttctaccgcttgtcccgtttggggtcgcggggggacgctggagcctatctcagctgcattcgggcggaaagcgtggtacaccctggacaagtcgccacctcatcacagggccaacacagatagacagacaacattcacactcacattcacacactagggccaatttagtgttgccaatcaacctatccccaggtacatgtctttggaggtgggaggaagccgtagtacccggagggatcccaCGCTTATAAAACAGAAGtgaaatacacattgaaaaagcaattacaaattaccctaagaacaatttgtaagataaaaagcagttaaaaagttaaaaacagttaaacaagttaaacagtttaaagtctcatgctgggttcaaagccagtgaataaaaatgggttttaagaagggtcttaaaaatagtAAATAGAGCATAAAAAGGACTACAAAAGTTTATTTTACTCAGCTACAGAGAGTACCAGGATCTATACACTGTGAGTAATGCGTTTGGAGGCTTGTTTTGAACCAACCTAAATAGCATAATTATACTTTAAGAATCATGTGTATACACTGATTAACCACACAATTCACTTTGACTGTACATGCTTCCTTACTTAACCATGGATGGTTGTTATACGGTTAGTGATCTGTGCCCTCAAGTAACAACCTTGCTTACGCACA harbors:
- the mapkapk5 gene encoding MAP kinase-activated protein kinase 5; its protein translation is MTEDSSADNFIKETSVLDEYSINWTQKLGAGISGPVRVCVKKSSQERLALKILIDRPKARNEVRLHMMCANHPNIVRILDVYANSVQFPHESSPRARLLIVMEMMEGGELFHRISQHRHFTEKMASQVTKQISQALEHCHSLNIAHRDLKPENLLFKDNSLDAPVKLCDFGFAKIDQGDLMTPQFTPYYVAPQVLEAQRRHQKEKSGIIPTSPTPYTYSKSCDLWSLGVIIYVMLCGYPPFYSKHHSRTIPKDMRKKIMMGSFDFPEDEWSQISEMAKDIVRKLLKVKPEERLTIEGVLSHPWLNCTEALDNVLPSSQMMMDKAVVAGIQQAHAEQLANMRIQDLNVSLKPLNSVNNPILRKRKLLGPKPSDCFSIHDPENGGDDSNVALEKLRDVIAQCILPQAGENEDEKLNVVMFEAWRFNRDCKMLRDGLHGLSWDGRAFSDKVDRLKLAEIVKQAIEERTNLEESR